In Oxalobacteraceae bacterium OTU3CINTB1, the sequence ACACGCATCCCAGCCGATCGCCGCCGCGCTGCTGGACGACACCCAGCACGCACGCATCGGGCAGGCGGCGCGCGTGCACCGGGTGGGCGATGGCGCGTGGCTCTGGATGCCGGTCCATCCCTGGCAATGGCGCCACCTGCAATCGGCCGCCGCCGCGCTGGTCGCCGATTGCGTGGTGCTTGGCGACGACTTCGGCCTGGCCGCGCCGACCGCTTCCCTGCGTTCCCTTTCCCTGCCCTCGCGGCCGAACGTCCACGTCAAGCTGTCGCTGTCGGTCAACACGCTGGGGGCGATCCGCACCTTGCCGCCGCGTTACCTGACCAACGCGGTGGCCGCCGCCGACTGTCTGAACCGCCTGCGGTCGCTGGACGCCTGGCTGGCATCGCATCTGTTTTTGTGCGATGAAAACCTGTGGACCGCGATACAAAGCGCCGAGGGCAGCGGCGACGCCGGCATGATCGCCAATTCCGGGGAGCTTGCCTGCCTGGTGCGCCGCTACCCGTCGCTGCCGAACAAAACGCTGATACCGATGGCGGCACTGCCGGTCCGCCTGCAAGACGGCTCGCTGCCGGTGTTCGACCAGCTGCTCGGCGACGCCGCGACGGCGGACCAGGCCTGGACGCTGTTCGACAAGATCGCGCGGCTGCTGGCCGGCGTCGGTTTGCGTTGCGCCGGTAACGGCGTCATGCCGGAGATGCACGGCCAGAACATCGTCATGGTGTGCGGCGAACGCTCGGTCGACGCCCTGCTGCTGCGCGATCACGACACCTTGCGCATCTGCGCCGGGATGATGGGCCGGCGCGGGGTCGCCGTGCCGCTCTACCACATCGACCGCAGCACGCCGAACACGCTCGAGCTGGACGGGCTGGCGCAACTGCTGTCCTACTTCCAGACGCTGGCGATCGAGGTCAACCTCTACGCCGTGCTGGCGGCGCTGGCGCAACGTTACGACCAGTCCGAGGCGCGCGGCTGGCGCATCGTGGGCGCGGCCGTCGAGGCGGCGCTGGACGAGGCGCCGATGCACGCGGAAGATCGCGACGACATGCGCCAACTGCTGCTGGAGCAAGCCGACTGGCCGTTCAAGCGGGTGCTGGCGC encodes:
- a CDS encoding siderophore biosynthesis protein, yielding MDLSIPSSALEARRLPAHEALLLQDLVDALWLEQLYEFRRHCTLSFDEQGLASLTVSLDGEHALLVPVTVGAGLRPLRVGAQAPRLRTAAADTALRLDEVVSHLQKAAWWQDRSGRFLHFFALSQRQAKADSLREPAVVDAVRRAPGALPHWEVLSCLKDRPFHPLARAKEWAGECGHVEAYLPTAMAPFALVWIAVPRARALGPGAECTVDSAHASQPIAAALLDDTQHARIGQAARVHRVGDGAWLWMPVHPWQWRHLQSAAAALVADCVVLGDDFGLAAPTASLRSLSLPSRPNVHVKLSLSVNTLGAIRTLPPRYLTNAVAAADCLNRLRSLDAWLASHLFLCDENLWTAIQSAEGSGDAGMIANSGELACLVRRYPSLPNKTLIPMAALPVRLQDGSLPVFDQLLGDAATADQAWTLFDKIARLLAGVGLRCAGNGVMPEMHGQNIVMVCGERSVDALLLRDHDTLRICAGMMGRRGVAVPLYHIDRSTPNTLELDGLAQLLSYFQTLAIEVNLYAVLAALAQRYDQSEARGWRIVGAAVEAALDEAPMHAEDRDDMRQLLLEQADWPFKRVLAPLLARKDFGTGMPSSMGTIANPLLAQGG